CCCCCCGCAATCTTGACGTAGTGGTATTTCGCGGAGGCTCGGTTCATTTGTTTCCGGCTGCGAGAGCGGCTTTAATTTTATCTTTAGTGATCGGGAGGTCACGTATCCTCGCGCCGCATGCATGGCGCACCGCATTCGCGATGGCGGGGGCAGTGGGGACATCCGCGAACTCCCCGGCGCCGGAAGCCCCGAAAGGCCCATTCTCCCGAGCCACCTCCACGTAGATTATCTCGATCTCCGGCACGTCTTTGGCTCTCGGCATCCTAAACCGGGCGAAACTGTCGGTCTCACCGTACACGTACTCTTCCGAGAGGGCATAGCCCAAGCCCATCACGATGCCCCCGATCATTTGTCCGTCGCAGTTGATCCTGTTTATCACTCTCCCAAGGTCATGGACCGCCGTAATCTTCACCACCTCCACCCTGCCGGTTTCCACGTGCACCGCCACTTCGGCCATCTGCAAACCGAAGGAATAGGTCTCCCAGGGGGCCCCATGCCCATCCCCGGGGTCGAGTTTTGTCGTTTCCGTCCGATGGACGAGCTTCGTCAGAGTAGGCAGCTCCTTTGCCCTCAGATCATTATACGTGGCGCAGCCGTTCTCCTCCATGGTCTTCTTCAATTGGTGCACCACTTTCTGCACCGCCTTTCCTGAAACATATGTCTGACGGCTTCCCGCAGAGAAGTTGCCGTCGGGCACATAATTCGTATCCGTGGTGCAGACCAACACCTTTTCCAGAGGATAACCGAAGGTCTCGGCTGCGATCTGCCAGAACATCGTATCAGAGCCCTGTCCCATATCCGCCGAGCCGATCCATACCTGGAGTCGGTTGTCGGGGAGGATTTCCGCCCACGCTTCGGATTGATCGGGCGAGCTCCTGCCCGGTCCGAAATAGACGGAGCCGAGACCGACGCCCCTCTTGACCGTATCGGTTGAAAGCCTGGCTGCCTCCTTCCTTGCCCTTACGTAATGGGGTTGAAGTTTCTCAAAACATTCGACGAACCCGAAGCCGTGATCCAGCGGCTGCCCGCAGACAGTTGTATCTCCCGGGATGAAGGCATTCTTTTTCCTGAGGGCAAAGGGGTCCATGCCGAGCTTCTCCGCTATCTCGTCGATAAGCGAATCCGTGGCGAAGAGGGTCTGAGGAACGCCGAAGCCTCTCATGGCCCCCTTGATAGCGGAATTGGTATAGACCGCTCTTCCCAATATTTTCGCGCTCGCGAACTTGTAGGGTCCGCTCGAGTGTACGAGTCCCCGGGTCACCACGCTTCCGGAGAAAGATTTGTAGGCGCCGCCGTCAGCGAGAAGGTCCATTTTGAATGCAGTCAAAGTCCCGTCCTTTTTTGCCCCTATCCTGGTGTCCATGTAAAAAGGATGGCGTTTGGTGGTGGCAGAGAATACCTCTGCCCTG
The Syntrophorhabdaceae bacterium DNA segment above includes these coding regions:
- a CDS encoding molybdopterin cofactor-binding domain-containing protein, with product MEEISFSLNGITRKIIGEPKKTLLKVLREDFHLTGTKEGCAAGHCGTCAVLVDGEVTMACHYPIEKARNKKVITIEGIGTMADPHPLQMTFAANGAVQCGFCTPGMIIRAKALLDKKPNPSREEITSAIQPHLCRCTGYTRIIDAIEKAGAFLRGEIPSLEAPKTETILGAPVPRRDALEKATGTTLFVDDIPVDNVAHVKMVRSPHHHARILSINKTDAMAVPGVLAILTAEDVKGTNILKMAGDDQPVLCKDKVRMKGDPVAAVVAISESAARTAAQMVSVVYEELAAAITPGEALAEGAPKVHDGKPNVFFEQPIHFKDADQGFAEADVIAEGYYSTQTIEHGYLETDSGIAYIHENGQLVIMSGSQNIHAHRNTIAGAVGMAPEQVRMIQTVTGGAFGGKLDVSVGGILGVAALAVQRPVKLVYTRAEVFSATTKRHPFYMDTRIGAKKDGTLTAFKMDLLADGGAYKSFSGSVVTRGLVHSSGPYKFASAKILGRAVYTNSAIKGAMRGFGVPQTLFATDSLIDEIAEKLGMDPFALRKKNAFIPGDTTVCGQPLDHGFGFVECFEKLQPHYVRARKEAARLSTDTVKRGVGLGSVYFGPGRSSPDQSEAWAEILPDNRLQVWIGSADMGQGSDTMFWQIAAETFGYPLEKVLVCTTDTNYVPDGNFSAGSRQTYVSGKAVQKVVHQLKKTMEENGCATYNDLRAKELPTLTKLVHRTETTKLDPGDGHGAPWETYSFGLQMAEVAVHVETGRVEVVKITAVHDLGRVINRINCDGQMIGGIVMGLGYALSEEYVYGETDSFARFRMPRAKDVPEIEIIYVEVARENGPFGASGAGEFADVPTAPAIANAVRHACGARIRDLPITKDKIKAALAAGNK